From the Bacteroidales bacterium genome, one window contains:
- a CDS encoding TrkA family potassium uptake protein yields the protein MAANKFAVIGLGRFGTSIARALSKNGAEVLAIDMNQERVDVVSADVAYAIALDAIDKKALASQNLQDFDGVVVAIGNDFEHLLLSVVALQELGIKRIIARASGRRQRIILEKLGITEIFQPEEEVGTLVAERLINPSLISYLQLPDEYRIAEIKTPKNIIGKTVEEVRFRDKYHISLVTLKHVEEILKDTEMYSEHHIKGVPSSQTIIQEQDFLVVFGKEPDIERFIEVNS from the coding sequence ATGGCAGCAAACAAATTTGCAGTCATCGGGCTTGGCCGGTTCGGCACCTCCATAGCCCGCGCACTTTCAAAAAACGGAGCCGAAGTGCTGGCGATCGATATGAATCAGGAACGGGTGGATGTTGTTTCAGCTGACGTAGCCTATGCCATTGCTCTTGATGCCATCGACAAAAAGGCTCTTGCATCCCAGAACCTGCAGGATTTTGACGGGGTGGTGGTTGCCATAGGAAACGATTTCGAACACCTTCTGCTCTCCGTGGTAGCCTTGCAGGAACTTGGCATCAAACGGATCATCGCCCGGGCCAGCGGCCGCCGCCAGCGAATTATTCTGGAAAAACTCGGTATTACCGAAATCTTTCAGCCCGAAGAAGAAGTGGGAACACTCGTCGCCGAGCGCCTCATCAATCCTTCGCTGATCTCCTACCTCCAGCTGCCCGACGAATACCGTATCGCCGAAATCAAAACCCCGAAGAACATTATCGGAAAAACCGTGGAGGAAGTCAGGTTCCGCGATAAATACCATATCAGCCTTGTTACCCTGAAACACGTTGAAGAAATTCTCAAGGATACAGAAATGTATTCCGAACACCATATCAAAGGCGTACCCAGTTCTCAAACCATCATACAGGAACAGGACTTTCTGGTAGTCTTCGGTAAAGAACCTGATATTGAGCGTTTTATTGAAGTAAATTCGTAA
- a CDS encoding GAF domain-containing protein, with amino-acid sequence MKVRLPVGLKLVLAFGITGIFVLVWSLSVHRIYLKLRANDLCITTGLVPLQMGIAELKYNLLEAKMFLAEKGTEYSPESQLQALTRQNAESMHLVLLRMKLAAEASGGGIRESFDSVHHFLQDSVIGEDAFAAGGMKMAERYDEALRKLSRFSAVPEGKYHQLIDEQVFLYKKVSRTNQFFLLMLLLLLSGAGIFLMVSFVRPLRVVTGVLEEMGKGVIPDARLPQRGDEIGVMAGAVQKLIGVMRNITRFSLEVGKGNFTISYEPLSENDMLGNALISMRDELKQAAEEEAKRKKEDEQRNWAARGLALFGDILRRNSNDLQNLARQVISHLVRYVGANQGALFTVEEDSGGEQYLVIRGAYAYGRDKMLEKHFAPGEGLVGRCAMEKETIYLTEIPEDYVQITSGTGQALPRVLLLVPVITGDVVYGVIELASFRLLEPHEREFIEDVAESTAVTIAQVRANMQTAHLLEQSRQQAEEMAAQEEEMRQNMEELRATQEQYERRENELLQQVYTLRKRLKGEE; translated from the coding sequence ATGAAAGTACGCTTACCGGTAGGTCTGAAACTTGTCCTTGCTTTCGGAATAACAGGCATTTTTGTTCTGGTATGGTCTCTATCGGTTCACAGGATTTATCTTAAGCTGAGAGCGAACGACCTTTGTATCACCACAGGGCTGGTTCCTTTGCAGATGGGTATTGCTGAGCTGAAGTACAATCTTCTTGAGGCGAAAATGTTTCTGGCGGAGAAAGGAACGGAATATTCCCCGGAAAGCCAGTTACAGGCACTGACCCGACAGAACGCAGAAAGCATGCACCTGGTTTTGCTGAGGATGAAGCTGGCGGCAGAGGCATCCGGCGGGGGAATCAGGGAATCATTTGACAGCGTTCATCATTTCTTGCAGGATTCAGTTATTGGTGAGGATGCATTTGCAGCCGGAGGAATGAAAATGGCGGAGCGTTACGATGAGGCATTGAGAAAACTGAGCCGTTTTTCTGCAGTGCCTGAAGGAAAATATCATCAGCTGATTGATGAGCAGGTTTTCCTGTACAAAAAGGTCAGCCGCACGAATCAGTTTTTTCTGCTGATGCTCCTTTTGCTTCTATCCGGTGCCGGTATTTTTCTGATGGTATCTTTTGTGAGGCCGCTTCGTGTTGTGACGGGAGTTCTGGAGGAAATGGGGAAAGGGGTTATTCCCGACGCGCGATTGCCGCAAAGGGGAGATGAAATCGGAGTTATGGCCGGTGCTGTTCAGAAGCTGATCGGGGTAATGCGCAACATTACGCGGTTTTCGCTTGAAGTTGGGAAAGGGAATTTTACCATTTCCTATGAACCTCTCAGCGAGAACGACATGCTGGGGAATGCGCTCATCAGCATGCGGGATGAACTTAAACAGGCGGCGGAGGAAGAGGCAAAAAGGAAGAAGGAAGACGAACAGCGCAACTGGGCGGCCAGGGGTCTTGCATTGTTTGGCGACATTCTGCGCCGGAACAGTAATGACCTGCAGAATCTTGCCCGGCAGGTTATCAGCCATCTGGTACGGTATGTCGGGGCCAATCAGGGAGCTTTATTCACGGTTGAGGAAGATTCTGGTGGAGAGCAGTATCTTGTTATCCGGGGTGCCTATGCTTACGGTCGCGATAAAATGCTGGAAAAACATTTTGCACCTGGTGAAGGGCTTGTGGGGCGGTGTGCGATGGAAAAGGAAACAATTTATCTCACCGAGATACCGGAAGATTATGTTCAGATTACATCCGGAACAGGGCAGGCCCTGCCCCGGGTGTTGCTGCTGGTTCCGGTGATAACCGGCGATGTTGTGTACGGAGTGATTGAACTTGCTTCGTTCCGGCTTCTTGAGCCTCATGAAAGGGAATTCATTGAAGATGTTGCTGAAAGCACTGCTGTAACCATAGCCCAGGTGAGGGCCAACATGCAGACTGCCCATCTTCTGGAACAGTCGAGGCAACAGGCAGAAGAGATGGCTGCCCAGGAGGAAGAAATGCGGCAGAACATGGAAGAACTCAGGGCTACGCAGGAGCAATATGAGCGACGCGAAAATGAACTTCTTCAGCAGGTATATACTCTCAGGAAAAGGCTCAAGGGGGAAGAGTGA
- a CDS encoding ATPase, which translates to MPYLFFKWRENLRLAIYDNRQKILTTLRIIGMLVATTAIVSILYLYGFPKTSESVRITREIIQASLLFYLIKYWIKLFLSLDWKQFIRQNLFESFIMFFLMIMILLYLFFRTSVQQLFQENLNMEMFSSYTVIFVQLYFFIIFALELGRGSRFIAKAHIGPAQLLALSFVLLITMGTILLLLPEMTTSHHISLIDAIFTATSASCVTGLTVVDTASFFTVKGQVVIMLLIQLGGLNIISFATFFATLYRQSTSLRYQSLLKELLSVEGFSDTRDLLRRIFYFSISIEAIGCFFIYFVWGNQILFEDNGQKIFFSVFHAISAFNNAGFSLFPNGLYEPVIRNAWYLHIVIAVLIFFGGIGFLALEDLISIRSIRDRIRNPWKKISVNTKIVLFTSLALILFGAVMFYLLEKNNTLKGMDVFGTIVTCLFQSITPRTAGFNTVDFSHLLTPTLLIIMFLMFIGASPGSTGGGIKTTTFAVIVKSALATISGKKTLEFFRQSIREEAVGKAYAIVLFSMSLIFISTLLLTITEPDKGFLQLIFEEISAFGTVGLSTGITPLLSEPGKIILIFTMFVGRIGTLTLALIFSRKVLYTKYRYATTYLQIG; encoded by the coding sequence ATGCCATATCTATTTTTCAAGTGGAGAGAGAATCTGCGTTTAGCCATTTACGATAACCGGCAGAAAATCCTCACTACCTTGCGCATCATCGGAATGCTGGTTGCCACCACGGCCATTGTCAGCATCCTCTATCTGTACGGATTCCCGAAGACCTCCGAATCGGTGCGCATTACCCGCGAAATCATTCAGGCAAGCCTTTTGTTCTACCTGATTAAATACTGGATTAAGCTGTTTCTGAGCCTCGACTGGAAACAATTCATCCGCCAGAACCTGTTTGAATCATTTATCATGTTCTTCCTCATGATAATGATATTGCTGTATCTGTTTTTCAGAACCAGCGTACAGCAACTCTTTCAGGAGAATCTGAACATGGAGATGTTTTCCTCTTATACCGTCATATTTGTCCAGCTGTATTTCTTCATCATCTTTGCGCTGGAACTGGGACGCGGCAGTCGTTTTATTGCAAAGGCCCATATCGGTCCGGCCCAGTTGCTCGCCCTGTCGTTTGTGCTTCTTATAACAATGGGAACCATTCTGCTTCTCCTGCCCGAAATGACTACCTCCCACCACATCAGCCTCATTGATGCGATCTTTACCGCCACCAGCGCCAGTTGTGTTACCGGCCTCACAGTGGTCGATACTGCCTCCTTCTTTACCGTCAAGGGACAGGTTGTGATTATGCTTCTGATTCAGCTGGGCGGATTGAACATTATATCGTTCGCAACTTTCTTTGCTACGCTCTACCGGCAATCCACCAGCCTGCGTTACCAGTCGCTGCTGAAAGAACTTCTGAGCGTTGAAGGTTTTTCTGACACCAGGGATCTTCTCCGGCGTATTTTTTACTTCAGTATCTCCATCGAAGCCATTGGCTGTTTCTTCATTTACTTCGTCTGGGGAAACCAGATTCTGTTTGAAGATAACGGTCAGAAAATCTTCTTTTCGGTATTTCATGCCATTTCGGCCTTTAACAATGCAGGGTTCTCCCTGTTCCCGAACGGATTGTACGAACCGGTGATCCGGAACGCCTGGTACCTGCATATCGTTATTGCCGTGCTGATCTTCTTCGGAGGAATCGGGTTCCTCGCCCTGGAAGATCTGATCAGCATCAGAAGCATCCGCGATCGCATCCGGAACCCATGGAAAAAAATATCGGTAAATACAAAAATTGTTTTGTTTACCTCACTTGCTCTTATTCTCTTCGGTGCGGTCATGTTTTATCTTCTCGAAAAAAACAATACCCTCAAGGGCATGGATGTTTTCGGAACAATTGTTACCTGCCTCTTCCAATCGATAACGCCACGAACGGCAGGATTTAACACAGTTGATTTTTCCCATCTTCTTACCCCTACCCTCCTTATCATTATGTTCCTCATGTTCATCGGAGCTTCACCAGGTTCCACGGGAGGAGGTATCAAAACCACTACCTTTGCGGTCATTGTCAAATCGGCCCTGGCTACCATTTCGGGCAAGAAAACCCTTGAATTTTTCCGGCAATCCATCCGCGAAGAGGCTGTTGGTAAGGCTTATGCCATCGTTTTGTTTTCCATGTCACTGATCTTTATTTCCACCTTGCTGCTTACCATTACCGAACCCGACAAAGGTTTTCTGCAACTTATTTTTGAGGAAATTTCAGCCTTTGGCACAGTGGGTCTGAGCACAGGAATTACACCCCTCCTGTCCGAACCCGGCAAAATTATCCTCATCTTCACCATGTTTGTGGGAAGAATCGGAACCCTGACCCTTGCCCTGATTTTCAGCCGCAAGGTCCTCTATACCAAATACCGCTACGCAACCACCTATCTGCAGATTGGTTGA
- a CDS encoding putative C-S lyase gives MKKYNFDRIIPRTGTNSVKYDGVLHTFGSEDVIPLWVADMDFRCPEPVVEALRQRVEHGIYGYTFVPDGYYEALAGWMEKRHRWSVRREWVVFSPGVVAALHLAVNAFTRPGDGVIVQPPVYFPFFSAVKENGRRLVYNELKLENSRYTINWDDLREKASRGARMLLFCHPHNPAGRCWTAGELETLADICREYDLILLSDEIHADLTLPGYRHLPMAALNEEIAGRTITCVSASKTFNLAGLATSAVIISNSELREKFESFCRKVHTGSGNLFGYTAAEAAYRYGEEWLNEVLEYLSENIQFAQNFFRKHIPVIEPIPTEATYLMWLDCRKLGLSPEQLGDFMVKQAGIGLNNGAMFGPGGEGFMRLNVACPRALLERALERLRRAIDHDFSIR, from the coding sequence GACAGGATCATTCCCCGCACCGGAACAAACTCGGTCAAATACGACGGGGTGTTGCACACTTTTGGTTCGGAAGATGTGATACCGCTCTGGGTGGCCGATATGGATTTCCGTTGTCCGGAGCCAGTGGTGGAGGCTTTGCGTCAGCGGGTTGAGCATGGAATTTACGGATACACTTTTGTTCCCGACGGCTATTATGAAGCGCTGGCCGGTTGGATGGAAAAGAGGCACCGGTGGTCTGTGCGCAGGGAGTGGGTTGTCTTTTCGCCGGGTGTGGTGGCGGCCCTTCATCTGGCCGTGAATGCTTTTACCAGGCCCGGCGACGGGGTCATTGTTCAGCCGCCTGTTTATTTTCCTTTCTTTTCGGCGGTTAAGGAGAACGGTCGTCGGCTGGTCTACAACGAGCTGAAGCTGGAGAATTCGCGTTATACAATCAACTGGGATGATCTCAGGGAAAAGGCTTCGCGGGGAGCCCGCATGCTTCTTTTCTGTCATCCGCACAATCCCGCAGGCCGTTGCTGGACTGCCGGAGAACTGGAAACACTGGCGGACATATGCCGCGAATATGATCTGATATTGCTTTCTGACGAAATCCATGCCGACCTGACCCTGCCGGGTTACAGGCATCTGCCAATGGCTGCACTGAATGAAGAAATTGCCGGGCGCACCATTACCTGCGTATCGGCCAGCAAAACATTCAATCTGGCTGGTCTGGCCACTTCGGCTGTAATTATCAGCAACAGCGAACTGCGCGAAAAATTTGAATCGTTTTGCCGTAAAGTGCATACCGGATCGGGCAATCTGTTTGGTTACACAGCCGCCGAGGCAGCCTACCGGTACGGTGAGGAATGGCTGAATGAGGTGCTGGAGTATCTTTCTGAAAACATACAGTTTGCGCAGAATTTTTTCCGGAAGCATATACCCGTAATTGAACCCATACCCACGGAAGCAACCTATCTGATGTGGCTGGACTGCAGGAAGCTCGGCTTGTCTCCGGAACAGCTCGGGGATTTCATGGTGAAGCAGGCGGGAATCGGACTCAACAATGGCGCTATGTTTGGCCCGGGAGGAGAAGGCTTCATGCGGCTCAACGTGGCCTGTCCACGGGCATTGCTCGAAAGGGCACTTGAACGCCTGCGCAGGGCAATTGACCATGATTTCAGTATCCGGTAA